From the genome of Falco peregrinus isolate bFalPer1 chromosome W, bFalPer1.pri, whole genome shotgun sequence, one region includes:
- the LOC129783077 gene encoding LOW QUALITY PROTEIN: uncharacterized protein LOC129783077 (The sequence of the model RefSeq protein was modified relative to this genomic sequence to represent the inferred CDS: inserted 1 base in 1 codon; substituted 1 base at 1 genomic stop codon) has protein sequence MVLALEREDRTERKGKLKRCYSACSIGQRCIKLNGEQEPELNDLFNPPYRVERQGSARAPSPPPGEQEEEIPQVIYKESQTPGATQGNTKTAIMAPNSLVSSRTRQKSILQAPLREAINPDGGTMKINVPFTGADLREWKEAAREYRNDPIKTAQNFKFLIKQHNPDWSDIQLLLDCLTETEKQLVIKTAGDLAKEHYNIKGDNYREWFPLLDPEWDPNRAAEMGRLQAYQEWIFRGMEKAIPRTINWAALYEVRQGPSETPSEFLDRIRDAMRRHTSLDPNSELIKLKLGEEQEEVEFLIDTGATYSVLNQALMPLGNDYVSVKGATGQTEKAYFCKPLKYKLGKQMGIHKFLLXPNSPKALLGRDLLEQLEATIKFKKGEVTLEVNNHQYIQVMSLSLANTPIKREIDTRIIDQVYPGVWAIDIPGRAKNASPVIVKLKEGQSAVRIKQYPLKREDREGIRPNIERFIELKLLKECESEFNTPILPVKKPDGSYRIVQDLRAINKITEDLYPVVANPYTLLTTLTPDLAWFTVLDLKDAFFCLPLHEASQRIFAFEWENPRSGRKTQLTCTVLPQGFKNSPTIFGNQLAKDLELWEPPSEEGKVLQYVDDLLIATRTEESCIIWTVSLLNFLGLQGYXVSKKKAQVVLQQVTYLGYEISAGQRVLGKARKEAICQAPRPRTVKELQTFLGMTGWCRLWICNYGLLVKPLYSLIAANQKDLQWDAESDRAFHELKKALMSAPALGLPDVSKPFFLFSHEKQGMALGILAQDLGPYRRAVAYFSKQLDATAKGWPGCLRAVAAVILNIQEARKFTLGQKMTVLVSHTVSAVLETKGGHWLSPQRFLKYQAIMVEQDDVEIVTTNIVNPASFLNGNIGESVDHDCLETIEATYSSRTDLKDVPINGAEHWFTDGSSYMLNGKRHSGYAVTTSEEVIESGPLPADTSAQKAEIIALTRALERARGKPINIWTDSKYAFGVIFGCDWNLTLSSNKQLQLQYIPKSDLIQ, from the exons atggtactagcactagaaagagagGACAGGACGGAGCgtaaaggaaagctgaaaagatGTTACTCAGCATGTAGTATTGGACAAAGGTGTATCAAATTAAACGGAGAACAAGAGCCCgaattaaatgatttatttaatccaCCTTATAGAGTGGAGAGACAAGGTTCGGCCAGGGCTCCCAGTCCACCCCCAGGcgaacaagaggaagaaattccacaagttatttataaagaaagccAAACACCCGGTGCcacacaaggaaacacaaaaactgcCATTATGGCTCCAAATAGTCTGGTGTCTTCACGCACCAGACAGAAGTCTATTTTACAGGCACCCCTCCGAGAAGCCATAAATCCGGACGgaggaacaatgaaaataaacgTTCCGTTCACGGGCGCTGATctgagagaatggaaagaggCTGCCCGAGAATACCGTAATGATCCGATAAAGAcggcacagaattttaaatttctaataaaacagcacaatccTGACTGGAGTgatatacaattattattagattgtttgactgaaactgaaaaacaattagtCATAAAAACAGCGGGGGATCTCGCAAAGGAACATTATAATATAAAGGGAGATAATTATAGAGAATGGTTTCCTTTGTTGGACCCGGAATGGGACCCAAACCGAGCCGCTGAAATGGGAAGATTACAGGCATACCAGGAATGGATATtcagaggaatggagaaagcaattcctagaacaataaattgggCAGCGTTATATGAGGTCAGACAGGGTCCTtctgaaacaccttcagaattCTTAGACAGAATAAGAGATGCAATGCGCCGGCACACGTCTCTGGACCCAAATTCGGAG ttaataaaattaaaattaggagaagaacaggaggaggtggaatttttaatagACACAGGAGCCACCTATTCGGTTTTGAACCAGGCTTTaatgcctttgggaaatgattatgtttcagtaaaaggtGCAACTGgccaaactgaaaaggcttatttttgtaaacctttaaaatataagttggGAAAACAGATGGGGATCCATAAATTCCTAT AGCCAAATTCCCCAAAGGCCCTTCTTGGTAGGGACTTATTAGAACAATTGGAGGCaacaatcaaatttaaaaaaggggaagttaCTCTGGAGGTAAATAATCATCAATACATACAGGTTATGAGCCTATCTCTGGCCAATACTCctataaaaagggaaattgataCCAGAATTATTGATCAGGTATATCCCGGAGTATGGGCAATTGACATACCGGGACGTGCCAAGAATGCATCACCCGTAATAGTAAAACTGAAGGAAGGGCAGAGTGCggtaagaattaaacaatacccactgaaaagggaagatagGGAAGGAATTCGTCCAAACATAGAGCGATTCATAGAACTAAAACTACTAAAAGAATGTGAGTCAGAATTTAACACACCTATCCTCCCAGTTAAAAAACCTGATGGGTCTTATAGGATAGTTCAAGATTTAAGGgccattaacaaaataacagaggatCTGTATCCTGTAGTAGCTAACCCCTATACCTTACTAACCACCCTGACACCTGACCTAGCTTGGTTCACAGTTTTagacttaaaagatgccttcttttgcctccctctccacGAAGCCAGccaaagaatttttgcttttgaatgggaaaatcccagAAGCGGTCGAAAGACCCAGCTCACATGCACGGTGTTGCCACAGGGGTTTAAAAATAGCCCCACAATTTTTGGAAACCAATTAGCAAAGGATTTGGAGTTATGGGAACCACCgtcagaagaagggaaagtgttACAATATGTAGACGATCTTCTTATTGCAACCAGAACcgaagaatcttgtattatttgGACTGTGAGTTTGCTGAACTTTCTGGGACTACAAGGATATTGAGTTTCTAAGAAGAAGGCACAGGTGGTGTTACAACAGGTCACATACCTAGGGTACGAGATCAGTGCCGGACAACGGGTCCTGGGGAAGGCCCGAAAAGAAGCCATATGCCAAGCCCCCCGACCACGAACTGTAAAGgaactgcagacatttctgggaATGACAGGATGGTGCCGGCTTTGGATATGTAATTATGGCTTGCTTGTTAAACCATTATATTCCCTGATAGCAGCTAATCAGAAGGATCTTCAGTGGGATGCTGAATCAGACAGAGCTTtccatgaactgaagaaagccttGATGTCGGCACCAGCACTAGGACTTCCTGATGTGagtaagccatttttcctattttcccatgagaaacagggaatggcATTAGGAATACTGGCACAAGATTTGGGACCATACAGACGGGCAGTGGCATACTTCTCTAAACAGCTGGATGCCACTGCAAAAGGATGGCCTGGTTGCCTGAGAGCAGTAGCAGCTGTTATCCTAAACATCCAAGAGGCCCGGAAGTTTACCCTGGGccagaaaatgactgtcttagtatcccacacagtgtctgcagtccttgaaacaaaaggggggcattggctctccccacagagatTCCTAAAATACCAGGCCATAATggtggaacaagatgatgttgAGATCGTGACTACAAACATCGTCAATCCGGCCTCATTTCTTAATGGGAATATCGGAGAATCAGTCGATCATGACTGTCTAGAAACAATCGAAGCCACTTATTCTAGTCGGACAGATCTCAAGGATGTTCCTATTAATGGAGCTGAACATTGGTTTACGGATGGGAGCAGCTATATGCTGAATGGAAAGCGACATTCTGGATATGCTGTTACAACCTCTGAAGAAGTGATAGAATCGGGGCCGCTACCGGCTGACACTTCGGCACAGAAGGCTGAAATCATAGCCCTTACTCGAGCTCTGGAGAGAGCTCGGGGAAAACCTATAAATATTTGGACTGATtctaaatatgcctttggagtg ATATTTGGCTGTGATTGGAACCTAACGTTGAGTTCAAATAAACAGTTACAACTACAGTATATTCCCAAAAGTGATTTGATACAGTGA